In Crinalium epipsammum PCC 9333, the following are encoded in one genomic region:
- a CDS encoding site-2 protease family protein, with product MNGTIRVGNLFGIPFYVHPSWFFVLTLVAWSYGSDLGAQFPGLGSGLPLLLGLVVGLLLFASVLAHELGHSLVAIRQGIAVKSINLFLFGGLANLEKESKTPGEAFWVAIAGPLVSLVIFGLLTAINVTTGISGALAAIVGLVASTNLALALFNLIPGLPLDGGNILKALVWKITNNPYKGVIFAGRAGQVVGWIAIFSSLLPILLFGSFANIWGLLIGWFLLQNAGLATRTAKVQAQLAAIKAEDAITPNSPIITADISLRELANEYIIGKPDRERFLVTDDDGQLIGAIAVDDLKTIPTSHWNETQVRELMQPYQLQTTVQSEQSLLEVITLLEQQKLSSLPVIRGNGVLVGLVEKAEIIHLLQKRAQAKPA from the coding sequence ATGAACGGTACCATTCGCGTCGGCAATCTATTTGGCATTCCCTTTTATGTCCATCCATCTTGGTTTTTTGTCCTAACGTTGGTAGCTTGGAGCTATGGCAGCGATTTAGGCGCTCAATTTCCAGGGTTAGGGTCAGGATTACCCTTGCTACTAGGATTAGTGGTAGGACTGTTATTGTTTGCCTCGGTGTTGGCGCATGAATTGGGACATAGCTTAGTAGCGATTCGCCAAGGAATTGCAGTTAAATCAATAAATTTGTTTCTATTTGGTGGTTTAGCAAATTTAGAGAAAGAGTCTAAAACCCCAGGAGAAGCATTTTGGGTGGCGATCGCAGGTCCACTGGTAAGCTTGGTAATATTTGGCTTATTAACTGCAATTAATGTAACTACAGGCATTTCCGGGGCATTAGCAGCAATTGTCGGACTGGTAGCTTCGACTAATTTAGCCTTGGCGCTGTTTAACTTAATTCCTGGTTTACCTCTAGATGGTGGCAATATCCTTAAAGCACTGGTTTGGAAGATTACGAATAATCCTTATAAAGGTGTAATCTTTGCTGGTCGCGCAGGTCAAGTTGTTGGTTGGATAGCTATTTTTTCTAGTTTGTTGCCTATACTGCTATTTGGTAGCTTTGCTAACATCTGGGGTTTGTTAATCGGTTGGTTCTTACTGCAAAATGCTGGTTTAGCGACTCGGACTGCCAAAGTTCAGGCACAATTAGCAGCAATAAAAGCTGAAGATGCGATTACGCCAAATAGTCCAATTATCACGGCTGATATATCTCTGCGAGAATTGGCTAACGAGTATATTATTGGCAAACCTGATCGGGAACGGTTTTTAGTTACTGATGATGATGGACAATTAATAGGTGCGATCGCAGTTGACGATCTTAAAACCATCCCTACTTCCCATTGGAATGAAACTCAGGTGCGAGAACTGATGCAACCGTACCAACTGCAAACAACAGTGCAATCTGAGCAATCTCTGCTGGAAGTAATCACACTGCTAGAACAACAAAAACTATCTTCACTACCTGTGATTCGTGGAAATGGTGTTTTAGTAGGACTTGTTGAAAAAGCTGAAATTATTCACCTGCTTCAAAAAAGAGCGCAAGCAAAACCTGCTTAA